The Carassius auratus strain Wakin chromosome 5, ASM336829v1, whole genome shotgun sequence genome includes a window with the following:
- the LOC113071937 gene encoding C-C motif chemokine 19, which yields MASALISAMSLILVALAFILCSSPAEAQADLALDCCLTVSHKTIPRQVLLSYRKQLRVDGCSRDAVVFTTRKGLKLCAPTAEKEPWVKETIKFLDTRFKKCKENKFNEKRCHGLKN from the exons ATGGCCTCAGCCCTTATCTCTGCCATGAGTCTGATCCTCGTTGCATTGGCATTCATTCTCTGCAGCAGTCCGGCAG AGGCTCAAGCTGACTTAGCATTGGACTGTTGCCTGACGGTTAGTCATAAAACCATCCCTAGACAAGTCCTCCTCTCTTACCGGAAGCAGCTGAGAGTTGACGGCTGCTCCCGAGATGCTGTTGT ATTCACCACCAGGAAAGGACTGAAACTTTGTGCCCCAACTGCAGAGAAGGAGCCATGGGTTAAAGAGACAATTAAATTTCTGGACACTAGGTTCAAgaagtgcaaagaaaacaaatttaat GAGAAACGCTGTCATGGCCTGAAGAATTGA
- the LOC113071953 gene encoding C-C motif chemokine 3, with product MSLQRSNTKTRMQTTAVTLLVLTAVLWGNIEAFSDTAVDCCLTTKDTRIPIQIVASYFHQTTESGCPIPATVFITKKDKKLCSPPEKNSWISKIITHLDKKKNTPQ from the exons ATGAGCTTGCAGCGATCAAACACAAAGACAAGAATGCAGACCACAGCAGTTACTCTCCTGGTCCTTACTGCAGTCCTCTGGGGCAACATAGAAG CTTTTTCAGACACAGCTGTGGACTGCTGTCTGACTACCAAGGACACTCGCATTCCAATACAGATTGTTGCATCCTACTTTCACCAAACCACAGAGAGTGGCTGTCCCATTCCAGCTACTGT ATTCAttacaaaaaaagacaagaagCTGTGCTCTCCACCAGAGAAAAACTCCTGGATTTCCAAGATCATCACACACTTAGACAAGAAGAAAAACACTCCTCAGTAG